A genome region from Brassica oleracea var. oleracea cultivar TO1000 chromosome C2, BOL, whole genome shotgun sequence includes the following:
- the LOC106326730 gene encoding glutamate receptor 2.5-like isoform X3, with the protein MSFSHSLVSRSLFPLRLLIFLIFLVSFGKSQKETLQVKVGVVLNTNVTLVDLSLRAINMSLSEFYKTNKDFKTRIVLHIRDSKQTVVGAAASALYLIKKKEVAAILGPGNSMQAPFIINLGNQSQVPIISFSATSPILDSLRSPYFIRAAHDDSAQVQSISAILKSFRWREAVPIYVDNEFGEGYVWIVTNGIADLMNLMGESTVEAMQGVLGVKTYFSRSKELAYLQTLWGKRFGGEELNHFGCWAYDAATALAMSVEKISEVNMTFNKTKKTMSRDDDETDLDDLATSLSGPKLLEALSTVSFKGVSGRFKLKQGKLEATTFEIINIEESGERTVGFWKSDGGLVKRLNASQSSSDLRPIIWPGDTIGVPKGWDHPISPKKLRIAVPKKDGFNQFVKVTNDANTNVPATSGFCIEVFNTVINQMPYDVPFDYVPFETPDGKSDGNYDEMVYRVFLGEYDGAVGDITILANRSAYVDFALPYSESGIVFVVPVKDEREKGEWVFLKPLTKELWLLTAFSFLYIGMMVWIFEYHADEDFRTHKMSDKISNVFYFSFSTLFFAHRKPSESFFTRALVVVWCFVLLILTQSYTATLTSMLTVQELRPTVRHMDDLKKSGVNVGYQSGSFTFERLKLMGYEESRLKAYDSPQEMRELFLNKSSDGGIDAAFDEVPYVKIFMAKYCSEYSIIEPTFKADGFGFAFPLGSPLVPDISRQILNITEGETMKRLEDKWFYGDRHCLDSTTTDTPIQLDHHSFRALFLMVFVVSVILLLLMWGIKRYKERRVEEIELVARDEVNEEGNVVDGDEADDNEHHVVDVDTALLRHKKLTSTSIPTRRATPLLRLKSA; encoded by the exons ATGTCTTTCTCCCATAGTCTCGTGTCTCGTTCTCTTTTTCCTTTACGTCTTTTAATTTTCCTCATCTTCTTAGTTTCATTCGGGAAATCACAAAAGGAAACCTTACAAGTTAAAGTGGGAGTTGTTCTTAACACTAATGTAACATTAGTAGATTTGAGCTTGCGAGCTATCAACATGTCTCTGTCGGAATTCTATAAGACTAATAAAGACTTCAAGACAAGGATTGTCCTCCACATCCGAGACTCCAAACAAACTGTTGTTGGTGCTGCTGCTTCAG CTTTATACTTGATCAAGAAGAAGGAAGTGGCAGCTATTCTTGGACCAGGGAACTCAATGCAAGCTCCATTTATAATCAACCTCGGAAACCAATCTCAAGTTCCCATAATTTCATTCTCAGCAACAAGCCCTATTCTTGATTCCTTACGTAGTCCATATTTCATCAGAGCGGCACACGACGATTCAGCTCAAGTTCAATCCATCAGTGCCATCTTAAAGTCATTTAGATGGAGGGAAGCAGTGCCTATCTATGTAGACAATGAGTTCGGAGAAG GATATGTATGGATTGTTACAAACGGTATAGCTGATCTCATGAATTTAATGGGGGAATCAACCGTGGAAGCCATGCAAGGTGTCTTGGGCGTCAAGACATATTTCTCAAGATCAAAAGAGCTAGCGTATCTCCAAACTCTCTGGGGAAAAAGATTTGGAGGAGAAGAGCTAAACCATTTTGGGTGTTGGGCTTATGATGCTGCCACAGCACTTGCTATGTCAGTTGAGAAAATCAGTGAAGTCAACATGACTTTCAATAAAACCAAAAAAACAATGTCAAGAGATGATGATGAGACTGATCTTGATGATCTTGCTACTTCTCTCTCTGGTCCTAAGCTTCTTGAAGCTTTATCAACAGTCAGTTTCAAAGGTGTTTCCGGGAGATTTAAGCTAAAACAAGGGAAGCTAGAGGCGACGACTTTCGAGATAATCAATATTGAAGAAAGTGGGGAAAGAACGGTAGGATTTTGGAAATCAGATGGAGGATTAGTGAAGAGACTTAATGCTTCACAAAGCTCAAGTGACCTTAGACCGATAATATGGCCAGGGGACACTATAGGTGTTCCCAAAGGTTGGGACCACCCAATTAGCCCAAAGAAGCTGAGGATAGCAGTTCCAAAGAAGGATGGTTTCAACCAGTTTGTGAAGGTAACAAATGATGCAAACACTAATGTTCCAGCAACCAGTGGGTTTTGCATAGAAGTTTTCAACACGGTGATAAATCAAATGCCATATGATGTCCCTTTTGATTACGTCCCCTTTGAAACTCCTGATGGAAAATCAGATGGAAACTATGACGAAATGGTTTATAGAGTGTTCCTTGGG GAGTATGATGGAGCAGTAGGTGATATTACAATCTTAGCTAACCGGTCTGCTTATGTTGATTTTGCATTGCCATACTCCGAGAGTGGTATTGTATTCGTGGTGCCGGTAAAGGATGAGAGAGAGAAAGGAGAATGGGTGTTCTTAAAGCCTTTAACAAAGGAGCTATGGTTGCTCACTGCTTTTTCTTTTCTCTATATTGGAATGATGGTTTGGATTTTTGAGTACCATGCAGATGAAGATTTCAGGACACATAAGATGTCTGATAAGATATCTAATGTGTTCTACTTCTCGTTTTCTACTCTCTTTTTTGCACATA GGAAGCCATCAGAGAGTTTTTTCACAAGGGCTCTTGTGGTGGTTTGGTGCTTTGTGTTGCTGATTCTGACTCAGAGCTACACAGCAACACTAACATCAATGCTCACGGTTCAAGAGCTTAGACCAACAGTGAGACACATGGATGATCTGAAGAAGAGTGGGGTGAACGTAGGATATCAATCTGGCTCGTTTACATTCGAGAGATTGAAACTAATGGGCTACGAAGAATCAAGGCTAAAGGCTTATGATTCTCCACAAGAGATGCGTGAGCTCTTTCTCAACAAGAGCAGTGATGGTGGTATTGATGCTGCCTTCGATGAAGTCCCTTATGTTAAGATTTTCATGGCTAAATATTGCTCGGAGTATTCCATCATCGAACCTACCTTTAAGGCTGATGGCTTTGGCTTT GCTTTCCCTTTGGGATCTCCGTTGGTGCCAGATATTTCAAGACAGATCTTGAACATAACAGAGGGAGAGACCATGAAACGCCTGGAGGACAAATGGTTTTATGGAGACAGACATTGTCTGGACTCGACCACAACGGATACTCCAATCCAGCTCGACCACCACAGCTTTCGAGCTCTGTTTCTGATGGTCTTTGTCGTATCTGTGATTCTGCTGTTGCTCATGTGGGGTATTAAGAGATACAAAGAGAGACGAGTCGAGGAGATTGAACTTGTAGCTCGAGATGAAGTCAATGAAGAAGGTAATGTTGTAGATGGAGATGAGGCAGATGATAATGAGCATCACGTTGTGGACGTAGACACTGCTTTGCTCCGTCATAAGAAACTGACCTCAACGTCTATACCCACTAGGAGGGCTACACCACTGTTAAGATTAAAATCAGCATAG
- the LOC106326730 gene encoding glutamate receptor 2.5-like isoform X2, which produces MSFSHSLVSRSLFPLRLLIFLIFLVSFGKSQKETLQVKVGVVLNTNVTLVDLSLRAINMSLSEFYKTNKDFKTRIVLHIRDSKQTVVGAAASALYLIKKKEVAAILGPGNSMQAPFIINLGNQSQVPIISFSATSPILDSLRSPYFIRAAHDDSAQVQSISAILKSFRWREAVPIYVDNEFGEGSRLFTIAKKIGMMDKGYVWIVTNGIADLMNLMGESTVEAMQGVLGVKTYFSRSKELAYLQTLWGKRFGGEELNHFGCWAYDAATALAMSVEKISEVNMTFNKTKKTMSRDDDETDLDDLATSLSGPKLLEALSTVSFKGVSGRFKLKQGKLEATTFEIINIEESGERTVGFWKSDGGLVKRLNASQSSSDLRPIIWPGDTIGVPKGWDHPISPKKLRIAVPKKDGFNQFVKVTNDANTNVPATSGFCIEVFNTVINQMPYDVPFDYVPFETPDGKSDGNYDEMVYRVFLGEYDGAVGDITILANRSAYVDFALPYSESGIVFVVPVKDEREKGEWVFLKPLTKELWLLTAFSFLYIGMMVWIFEYHADEDFRTHKMSDKISNVFYFSFSTLFFAHRKPSESFFTRALVVVWCFVLLILTQSYTATLTSMLTVQELRPTVRHMDDLKKSGVNVGYQSGSFTFERLKLMGYEESRLKAYDSPQEMRELFLNKSSDGGIDAAFDEVPYVKIFMAKYCSEYSIIEPTFKADGFGFAFPLGSPLVPDISRQILNITEGETMKRLEDKWFYGDRHCLDSTTTDTPIQLDHHSFRALFLMVFVVSVILLLLMWGIKRYKERRVEEIELVARDEVNEEGNVVDGDEADDNEHHVVDVDTALLRHKKLTSTSIPTRRATPLLRLKSA; this is translated from the exons ATGTCTTTCTCCCATAGTCTCGTGTCTCGTTCTCTTTTTCCTTTACGTCTTTTAATTTTCCTCATCTTCTTAGTTTCATTCGGGAAATCACAAAAGGAAACCTTACAAGTTAAAGTGGGAGTTGTTCTTAACACTAATGTAACATTAGTAGATTTGAGCTTGCGAGCTATCAACATGTCTCTGTCGGAATTCTATAAGACTAATAAAGACTTCAAGACAAGGATTGTCCTCCACATCCGAGACTCCAAACAAACTGTTGTTGGTGCTGCTGCTTCAG CTTTATACTTGATCAAGAAGAAGGAAGTGGCAGCTATTCTTGGACCAGGGAACTCAATGCAAGCTCCATTTATAATCAACCTCGGAAACCAATCTCAAGTTCCCATAATTTCATTCTCAGCAACAAGCCCTATTCTTGATTCCTTACGTAGTCCATATTTCATCAGAGCGGCACACGACGATTCAGCTCAAGTTCAATCCATCAGTGCCATCTTAAAGTCATTTAGATGGAGGGAAGCAGTGCCTATCTATGTAGACAATGAGTTCGGAGAAG GGTCAAGGCTTTTTACCATAGCTAAAAAGATTGGTATGATGGATAAAGGATATGTATGGATTGTTACAAACGGTATAGCTGATCTCATGAATTTAATGGGGGAATCAACCGTGGAAGCCATGCAAGGTGTCTTGGGCGTCAAGACATATTTCTCAAGATCAAAAGAGCTAGCGTATCTCCAAACTCTCTGGGGAAAAAGATTTGGAGGAGAAGAGCTAAACCATTTTGGGTGTTGGGCTTATGATGCTGCCACAGCACTTGCTATGTCAGTTGAGAAAATCAGTGAAGTCAACATGACTTTCAATAAAACCAAAAAAACAATGTCAAGAGATGATGATGAGACTGATCTTGATGATCTTGCTACTTCTCTCTCTGGTCCTAAGCTTCTTGAAGCTTTATCAACAGTCAGTTTCAAAGGTGTTTCCGGGAGATTTAAGCTAAAACAAGGGAAGCTAGAGGCGACGACTTTCGAGATAATCAATATTGAAGAAAGTGGGGAAAGAACGGTAGGATTTTGGAAATCAGATGGAGGATTAGTGAAGAGACTTAATGCTTCACAAAGCTCAAGTGACCTTAGACCGATAATATGGCCAGGGGACACTATAGGTGTTCCCAAAGGTTGGGACCACCCAATTAGCCCAAAGAAGCTGAGGATAGCAGTTCCAAAGAAGGATGGTTTCAACCAGTTTGTGAAGGTAACAAATGATGCAAACACTAATGTTCCAGCAACCAGTGGGTTTTGCATAGAAGTTTTCAACACGGTGATAAATCAAATGCCATATGATGTCCCTTTTGATTACGTCCCCTTTGAAACTCCTGATGGAAAATCAGATGGAAACTATGACGAAATGGTTTATAGAGTGTTCCTTGGG GAGTATGATGGAGCAGTAGGTGATATTACAATCTTAGCTAACCGGTCTGCTTATGTTGATTTTGCATTGCCATACTCCGAGAGTGGTATTGTATTCGTGGTGCCGGTAAAGGATGAGAGAGAGAAAGGAGAATGGGTGTTCTTAAAGCCTTTAACAAAGGAGCTATGGTTGCTCACTGCTTTTTCTTTTCTCTATATTGGAATGATGGTTTGGATTTTTGAGTACCATGCAGATGAAGATTTCAGGACACATAAGATGTCTGATAAGATATCTAATGTGTTCTACTTCTCGTTTTCTACTCTCTTTTTTGCACATA GGAAGCCATCAGAGAGTTTTTTCACAAGGGCTCTTGTGGTGGTTTGGTGCTTTGTGTTGCTGATTCTGACTCAGAGCTACACAGCAACACTAACATCAATGCTCACGGTTCAAGAGCTTAGACCAACAGTGAGACACATGGATGATCTGAAGAAGAGTGGGGTGAACGTAGGATATCAATCTGGCTCGTTTACATTCGAGAGATTGAAACTAATGGGCTACGAAGAATCAAGGCTAAAGGCTTATGATTCTCCACAAGAGATGCGTGAGCTCTTTCTCAACAAGAGCAGTGATGGTGGTATTGATGCTGCCTTCGATGAAGTCCCTTATGTTAAGATTTTCATGGCTAAATATTGCTCGGAGTATTCCATCATCGAACCTACCTTTAAGGCTGATGGCTTTGGCTTT GCTTTCCCTTTGGGATCTCCGTTGGTGCCAGATATTTCAAGACAGATCTTGAACATAACAGAGGGAGAGACCATGAAACGCCTGGAGGACAAATGGTTTTATGGAGACAGACATTGTCTGGACTCGACCACAACGGATACTCCAATCCAGCTCGACCACCACAGCTTTCGAGCTCTGTTTCTGATGGTCTTTGTCGTATCTGTGATTCTGCTGTTGCTCATGTGGGGTATTAAGAGATACAAAGAGAGACGAGTCGAGGAGATTGAACTTGTAGCTCGAGATGAAGTCAATGAAGAAGGTAATGTTGTAGATGGAGATGAGGCAGATGATAATGAGCATCACGTTGTGGACGTAGACACTGCTTTGCTCCGTCATAAGAAACTGACCTCAACGTCTATACCCACTAGGAGGGCTACACCACTGTTAAGATTAAAATCAGCATAG
- the LOC106326730 gene encoding glutamate receptor 2.5-like isoform X1, giving the protein MSFSHSLVSRSLFPLRLLIFLIFLVSFGKSQKETLQVKVGVVLNTNVTLVDLSLRAINMSLSEFYKTNKDFKTRIVLHIRDSKQTVVGAAASALYLIKKKEVAAILGPGNSMQAPFIINLGNQSQVPIISFSATSPILDSLRSPYFIRAAHDDSAQVQSISAILKSFRWREAVPIYVDNEFGEGILPYLVDAFQENNVRIKYRCAISLHSSNDQIENELLKLMTMPTRVFIVHMLPDLGSRLFTIAKKIGMMDKGYVWIVTNGIADLMNLMGESTVEAMQGVLGVKTYFSRSKELAYLQTLWGKRFGGEELNHFGCWAYDAATALAMSVEKISEVNMTFNKTKKTMSRDDDETDLDDLATSLSGPKLLEALSTVSFKGVSGRFKLKQGKLEATTFEIINIEESGERTVGFWKSDGGLVKRLNASQSSSDLRPIIWPGDTIGVPKGWDHPISPKKLRIAVPKKDGFNQFVKVTNDANTNVPATSGFCIEVFNTVINQMPYDVPFDYVPFETPDGKSDGNYDEMVYRVFLGEYDGAVGDITILANRSAYVDFALPYSESGIVFVVPVKDEREKGEWVFLKPLTKELWLLTAFSFLYIGMMVWIFEYHADEDFRTHKMSDKISNVFYFSFSTLFFAHRKPSESFFTRALVVVWCFVLLILTQSYTATLTSMLTVQELRPTVRHMDDLKKSGVNVGYQSGSFTFERLKLMGYEESRLKAYDSPQEMRELFLNKSSDGGIDAAFDEVPYVKIFMAKYCSEYSIIEPTFKADGFGFAFPLGSPLVPDISRQILNITEGETMKRLEDKWFYGDRHCLDSTTTDTPIQLDHHSFRALFLMVFVVSVILLLLMWGIKRYKERRVEEIELVARDEVNEEGNVVDGDEADDNEHHVVDVDTALLRHKKLTSTSIPTRRATPLLRLKSA; this is encoded by the exons ATGTCTTTCTCCCATAGTCTCGTGTCTCGTTCTCTTTTTCCTTTACGTCTTTTAATTTTCCTCATCTTCTTAGTTTCATTCGGGAAATCACAAAAGGAAACCTTACAAGTTAAAGTGGGAGTTGTTCTTAACACTAATGTAACATTAGTAGATTTGAGCTTGCGAGCTATCAACATGTCTCTGTCGGAATTCTATAAGACTAATAAAGACTTCAAGACAAGGATTGTCCTCCACATCCGAGACTCCAAACAAACTGTTGTTGGTGCTGCTGCTTCAG CTTTATACTTGATCAAGAAGAAGGAAGTGGCAGCTATTCTTGGACCAGGGAACTCAATGCAAGCTCCATTTATAATCAACCTCGGAAACCAATCTCAAGTTCCCATAATTTCATTCTCAGCAACAAGCCCTATTCTTGATTCCTTACGTAGTCCATATTTCATCAGAGCGGCACACGACGATTCAGCTCAAGTTCAATCCATCAGTGCCATCTTAAAGTCATTTAGATGGAGGGAAGCAGTGCCTATCTATGTAGACAATGAGTTCGGAGAAGGTATTCTTCCTTACTTAGTCGATGCTTTTCAAGAGAATAACGTTAGAATCAAATACCGATGCGCCATATCGTTGCATTCTTCTAATGATCAAATCGAGAATGAGCTTTTGAAACTAATGACCATGCCCACTAGGGTTTTTATCGTGCACATGTTACCTGATCTAGGGTCAAGGCTTTTTACCATAGCTAAAAAGATTGGTATGATGGATAAAGGATATGTATGGATTGTTACAAACGGTATAGCTGATCTCATGAATTTAATGGGGGAATCAACCGTGGAAGCCATGCAAGGTGTCTTGGGCGTCAAGACATATTTCTCAAGATCAAAAGAGCTAGCGTATCTCCAAACTCTCTGGGGAAAAAGATTTGGAGGAGAAGAGCTAAACCATTTTGGGTGTTGGGCTTATGATGCTGCCACAGCACTTGCTATGTCAGTTGAGAAAATCAGTGAAGTCAACATGACTTTCAATAAAACCAAAAAAACAATGTCAAGAGATGATGATGAGACTGATCTTGATGATCTTGCTACTTCTCTCTCTGGTCCTAAGCTTCTTGAAGCTTTATCAACAGTCAGTTTCAAAGGTGTTTCCGGGAGATTTAAGCTAAAACAAGGGAAGCTAGAGGCGACGACTTTCGAGATAATCAATATTGAAGAAAGTGGGGAAAGAACGGTAGGATTTTGGAAATCAGATGGAGGATTAGTGAAGAGACTTAATGCTTCACAAAGCTCAAGTGACCTTAGACCGATAATATGGCCAGGGGACACTATAGGTGTTCCCAAAGGTTGGGACCACCCAATTAGCCCAAAGAAGCTGAGGATAGCAGTTCCAAAGAAGGATGGTTTCAACCAGTTTGTGAAGGTAACAAATGATGCAAACACTAATGTTCCAGCAACCAGTGGGTTTTGCATAGAAGTTTTCAACACGGTGATAAATCAAATGCCATATGATGTCCCTTTTGATTACGTCCCCTTTGAAACTCCTGATGGAAAATCAGATGGAAACTATGACGAAATGGTTTATAGAGTGTTCCTTGGG GAGTATGATGGAGCAGTAGGTGATATTACAATCTTAGCTAACCGGTCTGCTTATGTTGATTTTGCATTGCCATACTCCGAGAGTGGTATTGTATTCGTGGTGCCGGTAAAGGATGAGAGAGAGAAAGGAGAATGGGTGTTCTTAAAGCCTTTAACAAAGGAGCTATGGTTGCTCACTGCTTTTTCTTTTCTCTATATTGGAATGATGGTTTGGATTTTTGAGTACCATGCAGATGAAGATTTCAGGACACATAAGATGTCTGATAAGATATCTAATGTGTTCTACTTCTCGTTTTCTACTCTCTTTTTTGCACATA GGAAGCCATCAGAGAGTTTTTTCACAAGGGCTCTTGTGGTGGTTTGGTGCTTTGTGTTGCTGATTCTGACTCAGAGCTACACAGCAACACTAACATCAATGCTCACGGTTCAAGAGCTTAGACCAACAGTGAGACACATGGATGATCTGAAGAAGAGTGGGGTGAACGTAGGATATCAATCTGGCTCGTTTACATTCGAGAGATTGAAACTAATGGGCTACGAAGAATCAAGGCTAAAGGCTTATGATTCTCCACAAGAGATGCGTGAGCTCTTTCTCAACAAGAGCAGTGATGGTGGTATTGATGCTGCCTTCGATGAAGTCCCTTATGTTAAGATTTTCATGGCTAAATATTGCTCGGAGTATTCCATCATCGAACCTACCTTTAAGGCTGATGGCTTTGGCTTT GCTTTCCCTTTGGGATCTCCGTTGGTGCCAGATATTTCAAGACAGATCTTGAACATAACAGAGGGAGAGACCATGAAACGCCTGGAGGACAAATGGTTTTATGGAGACAGACATTGTCTGGACTCGACCACAACGGATACTCCAATCCAGCTCGACCACCACAGCTTTCGAGCTCTGTTTCTGATGGTCTTTGTCGTATCTGTGATTCTGCTGTTGCTCATGTGGGGTATTAAGAGATACAAAGAGAGACGAGTCGAGGAGATTGAACTTGTAGCTCGAGATGAAGTCAATGAAGAAGGTAATGTTGTAGATGGAGATGAGGCAGATGATAATGAGCATCACGTTGTGGACGTAGACACTGCTTTGCTCCGTCATAAGAAACTGACCTCAACGTCTATACCCACTAGGAGGGCTACACCACTGTTAAGATTAAAATCAGCATAG
- the LOC106323164 gene encoding NAC domain-containing protein 53-like, which yields MVRDFMSTDRGLPAASEAVLRTATGRLTAPGFRFCPTDEELISYYLKRKVQGKPIALDPIGEVDVYKQEDPSDLPGRSRIKTKERAWFFFTILEKYEKSGYAMRSTNNGYWRQRGVGKKIKRGGDGQVVGNVKRLVFYTNNQSTNWVIHEYQLVDNDGHGLKTNAYVLCRLSDSSGSINAPFSEQEWDDADNEKIQQESNSRSMDLFDLNELPREFEIGDDDSKAVDQDDNYDACLLPCVLNKEAPLPFIRYRRKRQLDSDNSIQTTPKTTSGSIPYVAALLERSEPAPVDTTMVVPTSSYTEELIKDLQKEKQQIAVERKRYKLEMTNAETTISDLVGKNDALRMEIEELKKKNSNKEQCS from the exons ATGGTTCGCGACTTCATGAGTACTGATCGTGGTTTACCGGCGGCGTCGGAGGCAGTTCTGCGGACTGCGACGGGGAGGCTTACCGCTCCTGGATTCCGATTTTGCCCAACCGATGAAGAACTCATTAGCTACTACCTAAAGAGGAAGGTTCAGGGCAAACCGATAGCTCTCGATCCGATTGGAGAAGTCGATGTGTACAAGCAAGAAGATCCCTCTGACTTACCAG GGCGTTCGAGGATAAAGACAAAGGAGCGAGCATGGTTCTTCTTCACTATTCTAGAAAAGTACGAAAAAAGTGGTTATGCAATGCGATCAACAAACAATGGCTACTGGCGCCAAAGAGGAGTAGGAAAGAAAATCAAGCGAGGAGGAGACGGTCAGGTGGTTGGCAACGTCAAGAGGCTTGTGTTTTACACAAACAATCAATCAACCAATTGGGTGATCCATGAGTATCAACTCGTCGACAATGATGGCCATGGCCTTAAG ACAAATGCGTACGTGTTGTGCAGATTGTCCGACAGTAGTGGAAGCATAAATGCACCCTTCTCGGAACAAGAGTGGGATGATGCTGATAATGAGAAGATTCAGCAG GAAAGCAACTCAAGGAGCATGGACCTCTTCGACCTCAACGAGCTCCCTAGAGAGTTTGAGATTGGTGATGACGATTCCAAAGCAGTTGATCAGGACGATAATTACGATGCATGTCTTCTTCCCTGTGTCCTCAACAAAGAAGCTCCACTTCCTTTCATCCGCTACAGACGCAAGCGCCAATTAGACTCTGACAACTCAATCCAAACCACCCCAAAAACCACCAGCGGTAGTATACCTTATGTTGCCGCATTGCTGGAGCGGAGTGAACCAGCGCCAGTTGATACAACAATGGTTGTGCCTACAAGCTCCTATACCGAGGAGCTGATCAAGGATCTGCAGAAGGAGAAGCAGCAGATTGCTGTGGAGCGAAAGAGGTATAAGCTTGAGATGACGAATGCAGAAACGACGATAAGCGATCTTGTGGGGAAGAATGATGCACTGCGTATGGAGATTGAGGAGTTGAAGAAGAAGAACAGCAACAAGGAACAATGCTCCTAA
- the LOC106326739 gene encoding uncharacterized protein LOC106326739 → MNLVNIKDVFGIQSRARSKHSLVLGTGGGDVLALDVASGQLKWRISDCHPGGVNAVSSSAKASCIYSGGADGMVCEIDPNSGNLIRKFKASTKAVSFFICFTRLPRPEERFFHRYYSYLGAYSLLQLRSIKLQGMKLKQGFMSKRLIMKVKMRRRKM, encoded by the exons ATGAATTTGGTGAACATTAAGGATGT ATTTGGGATACAGTCAAGGGCCAGGTCCAAACACAGTTTGGTATTAGGAACTGGTGGAGGAGATGTTTTAGCGCTTGATGTTGCTTCCGGTCAGCTTAAATGGAGAATTAGTGACTGTCATCCCGG TGGTGTGAATGCTGTTTCATCTTCTGCAAAGGCCTCCTGCATATACAGCGGTGGAGCGGATGGGATGGTTTGTGAAATTGATCCCAACAGTGGAAATCTGATCAGAAAGTTCAAAGCTTCAACAAAAGCAGTTTCTTTCTTTATCTGTTTCACCAG ATTACCAAGACCAGAGGAACGGTTCTTCCACCGTTACTACAGTTATCTGGGCGCTTACAGCTTGTTACAGCTCAG ATCAATAAAGCTGCAGGGAATGAAACTCAAACAAGGGTTCATGAGCAAGAGATTGATAATGAAAGTGAAGATGAGGAGGAGGAAGATGTAG